The following proteins come from a genomic window of Aquimarina sp. MAR_2010_214:
- a CDS encoding GNAT family N-acetyltransferase encodes MSAVELEITDNEFLRQFETTIDGQKTKIEYALQERKIFLTKLIMSEEHIEKGYEQDFIIAVFNVIEERNIRLVPTCPIIAKFMRKNRRKYKDLLPVGINI; translated from the coding sequence ATGAGTGCTGTTGAATTAGAAATTACAGATAATGAATTTCTAAGACAATTCGAAACTACAATTGACGGTCAAAAAACAAAGATCGAATACGCGCTACAAGAAAGAAAAATTTTTCTTACTAAACTTATCATGAGTGAAGAACACATTGAAAAAGGCTATGAACAAGATTTCATTATTGCAGTATTTAATGTAATTGAAGAACGTAATATCAGATTAGTTCCTACTTGCCCAATTATTGCAAAATTTATGCGAAAAAACCGAAGGAAATATAAAGATTTACTTCCTGTAGGAATAAACATATAG
- a CDS encoding sulfite exporter TauE/SafE family protein: MNTSVLISLILIGLLAGFFSGTLGIGGSVIMIPLLILWVNFSQHEAQGTSLAVLAVPVTLLAAYNYYQEGFVNWKYAVVIAVTFIIGGYLGSKLAISINQALLKKIFGGVLLLVAIKMIFGK; encoded by the coding sequence GTGAATACTTCAGTACTTATTTCGTTAATCTTAATTGGATTATTAGCAGGATTTTTTAGTGGTACATTGGGGATAGGAGGTAGTGTTATTATGATTCCTCTTTTGATTTTGTGGGTGAATTTTTCTCAACACGAAGCTCAGGGAACCAGTCTTGCGGTATTGGCAGTTCCTGTAACATTATTAGCAGCATATAACTACTATCAAGAAGGATTTGTAAACTGGAAATACGCAGTTGTAATAGCGGTAACCTTCATTATAGGAGGGTATTTAGGAAGTAAATTGGCAATTTCTATAAATCAAGCATTACTAAAAAAAATATTTGGAGGAGTACTTTTGTTAGTAGCAATAAAGATGATTTTTGGTAAATAG
- a CDS encoding type B 50S ribosomal protein L31 has translation MRKDIHPENYRLVAFKDMSNDEVFLTKSTANTKETLEVEGVEYPLVKLEISRTSHPFYTGKSKLIDTAGRIDKFKNKYAKFKK, from the coding sequence ATGAGAAAAGATATTCACCCAGAAAATTATAGATTAGTTGCTTTTAAAGATATGTCTAACGATGAAGTTTTTTTAACTAAGTCTACAGCCAATACTAAAGAAACTTTAGAAGTAGAGGGTGTAGAGTATCCGTTAGTGAAATTAGAAATTTCAAGAACATCACATCCTTTCTATACCGGTAAGTCAAAACTTATCGATACTGCAGGACGTATTGACAAATTCAAAAACAAATATGCTAAATTCAAAAAGTAA
- a CDS encoding GlmU family protein: protein MNYILFDGASRNALLPFTYTRPVAEIRIGILTIREKWEKYLGSTTSTVTEEYLSEKYPMVELAENVMINASYLPSEQLVTAIKNLKPEQAIFCDDEPVAFYVKEDQEVDFETYEIIGYDADVFTVQHTWDIFSKNEQAITDDFKLLTQDRVSQPIPESNNIIAPENIFIEEGAKLEFTTLNASKGPIYIGKDTEIMEGCLVRGPFVLCDRAVVKMGAKIYGGTTIGPHSKVGGEINNSVVFGCSNKGHDGYMGSSVIGEWCNIGADTNTSNLKNNYAEVRLWNYEAESFTKTGLRFCGLMMGDHSKCGINTMFNTGTVVGVNANIFGTGFPRNFVPSYSWGGSAGFTTYLTKKAFEVANVVMSRRNIEFTKQEEQILEQIFEDTKQWRKSYEK, encoded by the coding sequence ATGAATTATATTCTTTTTGACGGTGCTTCACGTAATGCGTTATTGCCATTCACTTATACACGACCAGTTGCCGAGATTCGAATTGGAATACTAACCATTCGCGAGAAATGGGAGAAATATTTGGGATCTACTACTTCTACAGTCACAGAAGAATACCTAAGTGAAAAATATCCAATGGTAGAGTTAGCAGAGAATGTAATGATCAATGCTTCTTATTTACCATCAGAACAGCTGGTAACAGCAATTAAAAACCTGAAACCTGAACAGGCTATTTTTTGCGATGATGAACCCGTTGCTTTTTATGTCAAAGAAGATCAGGAAGTAGATTTTGAAACTTATGAAATAATAGGATATGATGCCGATGTGTTTACGGTACAACATACCTGGGATATCTTCTCAAAAAATGAACAAGCGATTACTGATGATTTTAAATTGCTAACACAGGATAGGGTAAGTCAACCTATTCCTGAAAGTAATAATATCATTGCGCCCGAAAATATTTTTATTGAAGAAGGAGCAAAACTCGAATTTACAACGCTTAATGCTAGTAAAGGACCTATATATATAGGAAAAGATACCGAAATCATGGAAGGTTGTTTGGTTAGAGGACCTTTTGTGCTTTGTGATCGTGCTGTAGTAAAGATGGGAGCAAAAATTTATGGAGGTACTACTATAGGACCGCATTCTAAAGTAGGAGGAGAGATCAATAACTCTGTAGTGTTTGGGTGTTCGAATAAAGGGCATGATGGGTATATGGGAAGCTCGGTAATAGGAGAATGGTGTAACATAGGAGCAGATACCAATACTTCTAATCTTAAAAATAATTATGCAGAGGTTCGTTTATGGAATTATGAGGCAGAAAGCTTTACAAAGACAGGATTACGATTTTGTGGTTTGATGATGGGAGATCACTCTAAGTGCGGTATCAATACTATGTTTAATACAGGAACTGTTGTGGGGGTAAATGCTAATATTTTTGGCACAGGTTTTCCTCGCAATTTTGTACCTAGCTATAGCTGGGGAGGAAGTGCTGGTTTTACAACCTATTTGACCAAAAAGGCTTTCGAAGTTGCTAATGTAGTAATGTCTAGAAGGAATATTGAATTTACAAAACAAGAAGAGCAGATTCTGGAACAGATCTTTGAAGATACAAAACAGTGGCGTAAGAGTTATGAAAAATAG
- a CDS encoding DUF4199 domain-containing protein, with protein MENQIPTAKFSSNYGIILGIILILIHVLMYVSGMLLEGKQWPMYLYYLIFPVFIFSTIHSYKKKNNSFLSLGQAIKIGISIAALSGLVYAVYNGIFNFFIEPDFIDQMMEVTREKMMENPNMTEEQIEMSINWAKKLGGPIIGGAFFILLSVFFGFIYSLIGGLIMQKKQDLY; from the coding sequence ATGGAAAATCAAATTCCTACAGCGAAATTCAGCTCTAATTATGGTATTATATTAGGTATAATTCTAATTCTAATTCACGTACTAATGTATGTTAGTGGAATGTTGTTAGAAGGTAAACAATGGCCGATGTATTTATACTATTTAATATTTCCAGTTTTTATATTTTCAACAATACATTCATATAAGAAAAAGAATAATAGTTTTTTAAGTCTAGGGCAAGCGATAAAAATAGGGATTAGTATTGCCGCACTTAGTGGTCTTGTGTATGCAGTATATAATGGTATTTTCAATTTTTTTATTGAACCCGATTTCATAGATCAAATGATGGAAGTCACAAGAGAAAAGATGATGGAGAACCCTAATATGACAGAAGAACAGATTGAAATGAGTATAAACTGGGCAAAGAAACTTGGAGGGCCGATTATAGGAGGTGCTTTTTTTATATTATTAAGTGTCTTTTTTGGCTTTATATATTCTCTTATTGGAGGTTTAATCATGCAAAAGAAACAAGACTTATATTAA
- a CDS encoding ABC transporter substrate-binding protein yields MTYILFTLISCGDSSKENKDHLVFRYNQYENISSLDPAFARNVPNIWSTNQLFNSLIQLDDSLHIKPDISKRWRISEDALTYTFTLRNDVKFHKHEQFKTKDSTRHVIAADFVYSFNRLVDPKVASPGNWVLKTVDTYKAVNDTVFEIKLKKPFPAFLGLMSMRYCSVVPREIVEFYGNQFRANPIGTGPFKFKLWEENIKLVLRKNELYFEKDKNGKQLPYLEAVAVTFLPDKQSEFLQFAKGNIDLLNSLDASYKDELLTPSGKLREKYQDRINISKGSYLNSEYLGFYLDTDKKEIQSQVLRKAINYGFDRKKMITYLKNGIGTPATHGFIPKGIPGFNSIPGYEYDPEKARRLVETYKKQTGDNNPTIRIATDANYQSICEFIQRELEKVGLNIIVDVMPSTTIRQKKWKGKLESFRASWIADYPDAENFLSPYYSKNFTPHGPNYTHFKNETFDRLYEESFLITDIKIREQHYAKMDSIIIANAPIVPLYYDQVVRFTQKNVKGLTNNPQNFLILKRVWKEKTK; encoded by the coding sequence ATAACTTATATTTTATTCACACTGATATCTTGTGGAGATTCTTCTAAAGAAAACAAGGATCATTTGGTATTTCGGTATAATCAATATGAAAATATAAGTTCATTAGATCCTGCATTTGCACGGAATGTCCCTAATATCTGGTCTACAAATCAACTGTTTAACAGTTTGATACAACTAGACGACTCTTTACATATTAAGCCAGATATCTCAAAAAGATGGAGAATTTCTGAAGATGCACTCACCTACACTTTTACACTTCGAAATGATGTGAAATTTCACAAACATGAACAATTTAAAACAAAAGACAGCACCCGCCATGTTATTGCAGCGGATTTTGTGTATAGTTTTAATAGATTGGTTGATCCCAAAGTAGCATCTCCTGGTAATTGGGTTCTTAAGACTGTAGACACCTACAAGGCCGTTAATGATACTGTTTTCGAAATTAAGTTAAAAAAACCTTTCCCTGCATTTTTAGGGTTAATGAGTATGCGATATTGCTCTGTAGTTCCCAGGGAAATTGTAGAATTTTATGGTAACCAATTTAGAGCTAACCCCATTGGCACAGGTCCTTTTAAGTTTAAATTATGGGAAGAAAATATCAAGCTCGTTTTACGCAAAAATGAATTGTATTTTGAAAAAGATAAAAATGGTAAGCAACTCCCCTATCTCGAAGCTGTAGCTGTTACCTTTTTACCAGATAAGCAAAGTGAATTTTTGCAGTTTGCCAAAGGAAATATCGATTTACTAAACAGCCTGGACGCTTCATATAAAGATGAATTATTAACCCCTAGCGGCAAGTTACGAGAGAAATACCAAGACCGTATTAACATTAGCAAAGGTTCTTATCTGAATTCTGAATACCTGGGCTTTTATCTGGATACAGACAAAAAGGAAATACAGTCTCAAGTACTGAGAAAGGCCATTAATTATGGCTTCGACAGAAAAAAAATGATCACCTATCTAAAGAATGGTATAGGAACTCCTGCAACACATGGTTTTATCCCAAAGGGTATCCCCGGGTTTAATAGTATTCCTGGATATGAATATGATCCGGAAAAAGCCCGTAGATTAGTCGAAACCTACAAAAAACAAACAGGAGACAACAACCCAACGATACGAATTGCTACAGATGCAAATTACCAAAGCATCTGTGAATTCATACAAAGAGAGCTCGAAAAAGTTGGATTAAACATCATAGTAGACGTAATGCCATCTACTACGATACGCCAAAAGAAATGGAAAGGAAAATTAGAATCATTTCGTGCCAGTTGGATTGCAGATTACCCAGATGCCGAAAATTTTCTATCGCCATACTACAGTAAAAACTTTACTCCTCATGGCCCTAACTATACACATTTCAAAAATGAAACTTTTGATCGGTTATACGAAGAAAGTTTCTTAATAACCGATATCAAAATAAGAGAACAGCATTATGCAAAAATGGACTCTATTATTATTGCCAATGCCCCTATCGTCCCTCTATATTATGATCAGGTAGTTCGATTTACTCAAAAAAACGTAAAAGGACTCACTAATAACCCTCAAAACTTCCTGATACTAAAACGAGTTTGGAAAGAGAAAACAAAGTAA
- a CDS encoding glycosyltransferase family 2 protein: protein MNISVIIPLLNEQESLNELYNWIAKVMQSNSFSYEIIFIDDGSTDGSWDTISALSKKDQQVKGIRFLKNFGKSQALHAGFGTAMGDVVITMDADLQDNPEEIPEMYDMIIKEGYDLISGWKKKRYDSVIAKNLPSKLFNAAARKTSGVKLHDFNCGLKAYKNIVIKNIDVHGEMHRYIPVLAKNAGFAKIGEKVVLHQARKYGKTKFGMSRFINGFLDLITIWFMSRFGKRPMHFFGLIGTLLFIIGFCFSLYLGIDKLFIETKGRLIAQRPEFYVALTSMILGTQFFLAGFLGEIILTSKRDKERYSIAEKIHL, encoded by the coding sequence ATGAATATATCTGTGATCATACCACTGCTTAATGAGCAGGAATCACTTAACGAATTATACAATTGGATTGCAAAAGTTATGCAATCCAATTCTTTTTCTTATGAAATTATCTTTATCGATGATGGTAGTACCGATGGATCGTGGGATACGATCTCTGCATTATCAAAAAAAGACCAACAGGTAAAAGGAATTCGTTTCTTAAAAAACTTTGGCAAATCTCAGGCATTGCATGCTGGATTTGGTACAGCAATGGGCGATGTAGTAATTACTATGGATGCTGATTTACAGGACAATCCAGAAGAAATTCCAGAGATGTATGACATGATCATCAAAGAAGGTTATGATCTCATTTCCGGATGGAAAAAGAAACGATACGATTCTGTTATTGCCAAAAATCTACCCTCAAAATTATTTAATGCCGCGGCCAGAAAAACATCTGGGGTTAAATTACATGATTTTAATTGTGGGTTAAAGGCGTATAAAAATATCGTAATAAAAAACATAGATGTACATGGTGAGATGCATCGTTATATCCCTGTACTTGCCAAAAATGCCGGTTTTGCAAAAATCGGTGAGAAAGTAGTACTACACCAGGCTAGAAAATATGGTAAAACCAAATTCGGGATGAGTCGTTTTATTAATGGTTTCCTAGACTTAATCACCATTTGGTTTATGTCGCGTTTTGGCAAAAGACCCATGCACTTTTTTGGCCTTATAGGTACCTTACTTTTTATTATAGGATTCTGCTTTTCATTATACCTGGGGATCGATAAACTTTTTATAGAAACCAAAGGGAGACTTATCGCACAACGCCCAGAATTTTATGTAGCACTAACCTCTATGATTTTAGGAACACAGTTCTTTCTAGCAGGGTTTCTGGGTGAAATTATCCTAACCAGTAAACGAGATAAAGAACGATATAGCATTGCAGAAAAAATACATCTTTAA
- the mtaB gene encoding tRNA (N(6)-L-threonylcarbamoyladenosine(37)-C(2))-methylthiotransferase MtaB, with protein MRKKVAFYTLGCKLNFSETSTIARDFIDEGFDRVDFSENADIYVINTCSVTENADKRFKTIVKQAQKGNPDAFVAAVGCYAQLKPEELAAVDGVDLVLGATEKFKITNYINDLSKNDFGEVHSCEIEEADFYVGSYSIGDRTRAFLKVQDGCDYKCTYCTIPLARGISRSDTLQNVLQNAKEISEKGIKEIVLTGVNIGDYGKGEYGNKKHEHTFFELVQALDEVEGIERLRISSIEPNLLKNETIDFVSSSRTFVPHFHIPLQSGNDDILKLMRRRYLSDLYIDRVHKIKEVMPHACIGVDVIVGFPGETDDHFLDTYNFLSRLDISYLHVFTYSERDNTVAADLEGAISQEVRKKRSKMLRGLSVKKRRAFYESQLGTERTVLFESENKEGYIHGFTENYVKVKMPWNPLYVNTLHKVKLTTIDEDGMVRFDFIA; from the coding sequence ATGAGAAAAAAAGTTGCTTTTTATACATTGGGTTGTAAGCTGAATTTTTCGGAAACCTCTACAATAGCTAGGGATTTTATCGATGAAGGGTTTGATCGTGTAGATTTTTCTGAAAATGCAGATATCTATGTAATTAACACATGTTCTGTTACTGAAAATGCTGATAAACGATTTAAAACCATAGTTAAGCAAGCTCAAAAAGGGAATCCTGATGCTTTTGTAGCTGCTGTGGGATGCTATGCCCAGTTAAAACCGGAAGAATTAGCTGCTGTTGATGGTGTAGACTTAGTTTTGGGTGCTACAGAGAAATTTAAGATTACCAATTATATTAACGATCTTTCTAAGAATGATTTTGGAGAAGTGCATTCTTGTGAAATCGAAGAAGCTGATTTTTATGTAGGTAGCTATTCTATCGGTGATCGTACTCGTGCATTTTTAAAAGTACAGGATGGTTGCGATTATAAGTGTACCTATTGTACAATACCACTTGCTAGGGGAATTTCAAGAAGTGATACCCTGCAAAATGTATTGCAAAATGCTAAAGAGATTTCTGAAAAAGGGATTAAAGAGATTGTACTTACCGGGGTTAATATAGGAGATTATGGTAAAGGAGAGTATGGGAATAAGAAACATGAGCATACTTTTTTTGAATTGGTACAAGCATTGGATGAAGTTGAAGGGATAGAGCGATTACGAATTTCATCTATAGAGCCAAATTTACTTAAAAATGAAACTATAGATTTTGTATCAAGCTCCAGAACTTTTGTTCCTCATTTTCACATTCCTTTACAGTCTGGGAATGATGATATCTTAAAATTGATGAGACGCAGATATCTTAGTGACCTTTATATAGACCGAGTACATAAAATTAAAGAAGTAATGCCTCATGCGTGTATAGGGGTGGATGTTATTGTTGGTTTTCCTGGGGAAACCGATGATCATTTTTTAGACACTTATAACTTTTTATCTCGATTAGATATATCGTATTTACATGTATTTACATATTCTGAAAGAGATAATACTGTTGCAGCGGATTTAGAAGGAGCGATTTCTCAGGAAGTTAGAAAGAAAAGAAGTAAAATGTTACGGGGATTATCTGTAAAGAAGAGAAGAGCATTTTATGAAAGTCAATTGGGAACAGAACGAACAGTTTTGTTTGAGTCTGAAAATAAAGAAGGATATATACATGGTTTTACTGAAAATTACGTAAAAGTAAAAATGCCATGGAATCCATTGTATGTAAATACCTTGCATAAGGTTAAACTAACGACTATCGATGAAGATGGTATGGTGAGATTTGATTTTATTGCATAA
- a CDS encoding redoxin domain-containing protein, with protein sequence MKKLLVLGILSLYFSNSFAQEERQIPFSVAISAHIVKYNQKIDLAYQDKDLERAEFLFDSLVTNHLSGTYMDNFNVYPLKGDPILLRDYEKPIFLITYASWCVPGIGEIPALNDLADRFHDQIDFVVLFWDNKVKLKEKVKEYNSNIHLVHIDEKTNQDSYIINKLKHALGFPMMYFIDGNKKILDIRKIVTHHSSETLSNSYNIHFNSLSKGVSLLIADLDLNTETKNAESEEKENEDQRTDKERNIDEEYERYKQERDSINKKDN encoded by the coding sequence ATGAAGAAATTATTAGTATTAGGAATACTCTCTTTATATTTTAGCAATTCCTTTGCTCAAGAAGAAAGACAAATACCATTTTCGGTTGCTATTTCGGCGCATATCGTAAAATATAACCAAAAAATTGATCTTGCTTATCAAGATAAAGATCTGGAACGTGCTGAATTCTTATTTGACTCTTTGGTAACTAATCACCTTAGCGGAACTTATATGGATAACTTTAATGTATATCCACTAAAAGGAGATCCTATTCTTTTAAGGGATTACGAAAAGCCAATTTTTCTTATTACATATGCTTCCTGGTGTGTTCCCGGTATTGGAGAAATCCCTGCCCTAAACGATTTAGCCGATAGATTTCATGATCAGATTGATTTTGTAGTACTCTTCTGGGATAATAAAGTAAAATTAAAAGAAAAAGTAAAAGAATACAATAGTAACATCCACTTAGTGCATATTGATGAAAAGACGAACCAGGATTCATATATCATCAATAAGCTAAAACATGCATTAGGCTTTCCTATGATGTATTTTATAGATGGAAATAAAAAGATACTGGATATTAGAAAAATTGTCACTCATCACTCAAGTGAAACACTAAGTAACTCATACAATATTCATTTCAATTCATTATCCAAAGGGGTTTCTCTTTTAATTGCTGATTTAGATTTAAATACTGAAACAAAAAACGCTGAGTCTGAAGAAAAAGAAAATGAAGATCAACGAACGGATAAAGAACGAAATATTGATGAAGAATATGAGAGATACAAGCAAGAACGCGATTCTATAAATAAAAAGGACAATTAG
- a CDS encoding lytic transglycosylase domain-containing protein, which yields MKTIKKFLVLLGVLFTFGILVNATQDHQPEKPLAQEMLEEKLVNDYNVYAIAMPDNLNFSGELVPIENPDIRERMDRELLVNTYWQSNGLLLFKRANKYFPIIEPILKEQGVPDDFKYLAVIESSLTQAVSPARATGFWQILKGTAKEYGLEVNENVDERYHIEKSTMVACRYLKKAKEKFGSWTLAAAAYNAGRAGVNKRLEKQKVTSYYDLLLGEETGRYVFRIVAVKEILSNPKEYGFNFSNEDLYTHIPTFNVLVDEPIADFTTFAEQYDINYKILKLHNPWLREARLNNHSGKEYLIKIPREGYYKTTTGQ from the coding sequence ATGAAAACGATTAAGAAATTTTTAGTTCTTTTAGGTGTATTGTTCACCTTCGGAATTTTAGTAAACGCTACACAAGACCATCAGCCAGAAAAACCATTGGCTCAAGAGATGCTGGAAGAAAAATTAGTAAATGATTATAATGTATATGCTATTGCAATGCCAGATAATCTTAATTTTTCTGGAGAATTAGTTCCTATAGAAAATCCAGATATAAGAGAACGAATGGACAGAGAATTGTTGGTTAACACTTACTGGCAATCTAATGGTTTACTTCTTTTTAAGAGAGCTAATAAGTATTTTCCTATTATAGAACCCATTCTTAAAGAGCAGGGTGTTCCTGATGATTTTAAATACCTGGCAGTAATAGAAAGTAGTTTAACTCAGGCTGTATCTCCTGCAAGAGCAACAGGGTTTTGGCAAATATTAAAAGGTACTGCTAAAGAATATGGACTAGAAGTAAATGAAAATGTAGATGAACGTTACCATATCGAAAAATCTACAATGGTAGCTTGTAGATATCTTAAGAAAGCAAAAGAGAAATTTGGTTCCTGGACTTTGGCAGCAGCAGCTTATAATGCTGGTAGAGCAGGGGTTAATAAACGACTCGAAAAACAAAAAGTGACTTCGTATTATGATCTCTTATTAGGAGAAGAAACTGGAAGGTATGTGTTTAGGATCGTTGCTGTAAAAGAAATCTTGAGCAACCCAAAGGAATATGGTTTTAATTTTAGCAATGAAGATTTATATACTCATATCCCTACATTTAATGTTTTGGTAGATGAACCTATTGCTGATTTTACTACTTTTGCCGAGCAATATGATATCAATTATAAAATCTTAAAACTACATAACCCCTGGCTTAGAGAAGCTCGTTTAAATAATCATTCTGGTAAAGAGTATCTTATAAAAATACCAAGAGAAGGGTATTATAAAACTACAACCGGGCAATAA
- a CDS encoding alpha/beta hydrolase, which produces MICKDKKIRVLNLIPTVKIPMSQEVSHVYFVPGMAADVSIFEYIKLPKDKFVTQTLPWKIPDKKESIENYAKRMCEEIEYKNCILIGVSFGGVMVQEMSKYLNVKKLVIISSVKNKFELPTRIKIARKTKAYKLLPTTLVSKIDNWEKLAFGDFAKKRAAMYQKYLSINDKRYLDWAIEKMVCWDQEKTLDKLIHIHGDKDIVFPITNIKNCITVDGGTHVMIVNRARWFNKYLPEIISDNLH; this is translated from the coding sequence TTGATATGCAAAGATAAGAAAATTAGAGTTTTAAATTTAATACCCACTGTTAAAATACCTATGTCGCAGGAAGTTAGCCATGTTTACTTTGTTCCAGGAATGGCAGCAGATGTTTCAATTTTCGAATATATTAAGCTTCCCAAGGATAAATTTGTTACTCAAACACTACCTTGGAAAATCCCTGATAAGAAAGAATCTATAGAGAATTACGCTAAGCGTATGTGTGAGGAAATTGAATATAAAAACTGTATTTTGATTGGAGTATCATTTGGGGGAGTAATGGTACAAGAAATGAGTAAATATTTAAATGTAAAGAAGCTTGTTATTATTTCGAGTGTTAAGAACAAGTTTGAATTACCTACTCGAATTAAAATCGCTAGAAAAACCAAGGCTTATAAATTATTGCCTACCACACTAGTTTCTAAAATTGATAATTGGGAAAAACTTGCTTTTGGTGATTTTGCAAAAAAACGTGCAGCTATGTATCAAAAATATTTATCAATAAATGATAAAAGATATTTAGATTGGGCTATTGAAAAAATGGTATGCTGGGATCAGGAAAAAACATTAGATAAACTTATTCATATTCATGGAGATAAAGACATTGTTTTTCCTATCACGAATATAAAAAACTGTATAACAGTTGATGGGGGAACTCATGTTATGATTGTAAATAGAGCTAGGTGGTTTAATAAGTATTTGCCAGAAATAATTAGCGATAACTTGCATTGA
- a CDS encoding lipopolysaccharide assembly protein LapB yields the protein MYNKNIKLVIAVIVTGVAIWQIVEGYVGNGIMLILLAAIFVFLYFKNELILLAFLRLRKQDFEGAKKWLNKIKNPESALTVKQQGYYNYLLGIMLSQTNITQAEKYLKKAIKLGLSMNQDLAVAKLNLAGIAMTKRRKREAQILLTEAKKLDKHNMLKDQITMMKQQMKKI from the coding sequence ATGTACAATAAAAATATAAAATTAGTAATCGCAGTAATCGTTACCGGAGTAGCAATATGGCAGATAGTAGAAGGATATGTAGGTAATGGAATTATGCTTATTTTATTAGCTGCAATTTTTGTCTTTTTATATTTTAAAAATGAATTAATTCTCCTGGCTTTCTTAAGATTACGTAAACAAGATTTTGAAGGCGCCAAAAAATGGTTAAATAAAATCAAAAACCCTGAAAGTGCTCTTACTGTAAAACAACAAGGGTATTACAACTATCTTCTTGGTATTATGCTATCGCAAACCAATATCACGCAAGCCGAAAAGTATCTTAAGAAAGCAATTAAACTAGGATTATCGATGAATCAGGATCTTGCAGTGGCAAAATTAAACCTTGCTGGTATTGCGATGACCAAACGTCGTAAAAGAGAAGCTCAAATACTGCTTACAGAGGCCAAAAAATTAGACAAACACAATATGCTTAAAGATCAAATAACAATGATGAAACAGCAAATGAAGAAAATTTAG
- a CDS encoding DUF4199 family protein: MEETTISLKKYILIYGIILGILFVTYNVIIYISNGTINRNWIHTVIDLSIRIGIIIFGIKAYKLANNGFLKLSEAIKIGLGIVLIAGIMAVIWNIILNIIIEPDMISQKFNTQKQQIIDRNPGMSPEEVNQDMAVIKTYSSLPVMSIIVIIWNLFLGLIISIIGGAIIQKKKDVF, encoded by the coding sequence ATGGAAGAAACTACTATTTCACTCAAAAAATATATCTTGATTTATGGGATAATTCTAGGGATCCTATTTGTTACATATAATGTGATTATTTATATTAGTAATGGTACAATAAATCGAAATTGGATTCATACTGTTATCGATTTATCAATACGTATTGGTATAATTATTTTTGGAATAAAAGCATATAAACTAGCTAATAATGGTTTTTTAAAATTAAGTGAAGCAATAAAAATTGGGCTTGGTATAGTTTTGATCGCTGGGATTATGGCTGTTATTTGGAATATTATACTAAACATTATTATAGAACCCGATATGATTAGTCAAAAGTTCAATACACAGAAGCAACAAATAATTGATCGTAATCCAGGTATGTCTCCAGAGGAAGTCAATCAGGATATGGCTGTGATAAAAACATATAGTTCCCTTCCTGTAATGTCGATTATTGTAATTATCTGGAATCTATTTTTAGGCCTTATTATTTCTATAATTGGTGGAGCCATAATACAAAAGAAAAAAGATGTTTTTTGA